The Quercus robur chromosome 7, dhQueRobu3.1, whole genome shotgun sequence genome has a segment encoding these proteins:
- the LOC126693316 gene encoding pentatricopeptide repeat-containing protein At1g30610, chloroplastic-like isoform X1: protein MECNIAYNGGPLFFVLPSTTFLQYPWPFSWDLLLADNFIVSHLQEKCMDDYRARVIPDIYTFNTMLDACIAEKKWDDFENIYRGMLHHGFHFNAKCHLRVILNASGAVKGVLLETTWNHLAKADRTPPPALVKEKFCMKLENDDYVAALACITSHSIPELQAFSNLAWLNLLKENAHRFSKDAPFRLIQEVSIHTNRTELSNLAVQNLISACKEFCRIHMTLAEIKEIETVCSAQTELAFKS, encoded by the exons ATGGAATGCAATATAGCATATAATGGTGGTCCTTTGTTTTTTGTCCTACCCAGTACAACATTCCTACAGTACCCTTGGCCCTTTTCTTGGGATTTGCTGTTAGCTGATAATTTTATTGTCAGTCATCTACAAGAAAAGTGTATGGATGATTACAGGGCTCGTGTGATACCAGATATCTACACATTCAACACCATGTTGGATGCATGCATTGCAGAAAAGAAGTGGGATGATTTTGAGAATATTTACAGAGGGATGCTGCACCATGGTTTTCACTTCAATGCAAAATGTCATCTTCGGGTGATATTAAATGCTTCTGGAGCTGTAAAG GGAGTGTTACTGGAAACAACTTGGAATCACTTGGCCAAGGCAGATAGGACTCCACCACCTGCCCTCGTCAAAGAAAAGTTTTGCATGAAGCTAGAGAACGATGACTATGTGGCTGCTCTTGCCTGTATAACTAGTCATTCCATTCCTGAGTTGCAGGCATTCTCTAATTTGGCATGGTTGAATTTGCTTAAGGAAAATGCTCACAGGTTTAGTAAGGATGCTCCTTTTCGGTTGATACAAGAGGTTAGCATCCATACTAACAGAACTGAATTGTCAAACCTAGCAGTCCAGAATCTCATATCAGCTTGTAAAGAATTTTGTAGGATTCATATGACATTAGCTGAGATTAAAGAAATCGAAACTGTTTGTAGTGCTCAAACTGAATTAGCTTTTAAATCCTGA
- the LOC126693316 gene encoding pentatricopeptide repeat-containing protein At1g30610, chloroplastic-like isoform X2 yields the protein MLDACIAEKKWDDFENIYRGMLHHGFHFNAKCHLRVILNASGAVKGVLLETTWNHLAKADRTPPPALVKEKFCMKLENDDYVAALACITSHSIPELQAFSNLAWLNLLKENAHRFSKDAPFRLIQEVSIHTNRTELSNLAVQNLISACKEFCRIHMTLAEIKEIETVCSAQTELAFKS from the exons ATGTTGGATGCATGCATTGCAGAAAAGAAGTGGGATGATTTTGAGAATATTTACAGAGGGATGCTGCACCATGGTTTTCACTTCAATGCAAAATGTCATCTTCGGGTGATATTAAATGCTTCTGGAGCTGTAAAG GGAGTGTTACTGGAAACAACTTGGAATCACTTGGCCAAGGCAGATAGGACTCCACCACCTGCCCTCGTCAAAGAAAAGTTTTGCATGAAGCTAGAGAACGATGACTATGTGGCTGCTCTTGCCTGTATAACTAGTCATTCCATTCCTGAGTTGCAGGCATTCTCTAATTTGGCATGGTTGAATTTGCTTAAGGAAAATGCTCACAGGTTTAGTAAGGATGCTCCTTTTCGGTTGATACAAGAGGTTAGCATCCATACTAACAGAACTGAATTGTCAAACCTAGCAGTCCAGAATCTCATATCAGCTTGTAAAGAATTTTGTAGGATTCATATGACATTAGCTGAGATTAAAGAAATCGAAACTGTTTGTAGTGCTCAAACTGAATTAGCTTTTAAATCCTGA